A part of Escherichia marmotae genomic DNA contains:
- the hscC gene encoding molecular chaperone HscC — protein sequence MDNAELAIGIDLGTTNSLIAVWKGGAAQLIPNKFGEYLTPSIISMDENNHILVGKPAVSRRTSHPDKTAALFKRAMGSNTNWRLGSDTFNAPELSSLVLRSLKEDAEEFLQRPIKDVVISVPAYFSDEQRKHTRLAAELAGLNAARLINEPTAAAMAYGLHTQQNTRSLVFDLGGGTFDVTVLEYATPVIEVHASAGDNFLGGEDFTHMLVDEVLKRAAVAKNTLNESELAALYVCVEAAKCGNQLPLHIHWQYQEETRECEFYENELEDLWLPLLNRLRVPIEQALRDARLKPSQIDSLVLVGGASQMPLVQRIAVRLFGKLPYQSYDPSTIVALGAAIQAACRLRSEDIEEVILTDICPYSLGVEVNRQGVSGIFSPIIERNTTVPVSRVETYSTMHPEQDSITVNVYQGENHKVKNNILVESFDVPLKKTGAYQSIDIRFSYDINGLLEVDVLLEDGNVKSRVINHSPVTLNAQQIEESRARLSALKIYPRDMLINRTFKAKLEELWARALGDEREEIGRVIADFDAALQSNDIARVDEVRRRASDYLAIEIP from the coding sequence ATGGATAATGCAGAACTCGCCATTGGTATCGATCTCGGTACTACCAATAGTTTAATTGCCGTCTGGAAAGGCGGTGCCGCACAATTAATTCCAAATAAATTCGGTGAATATTTAACACCATCCATAATTAGCATGGATGAAAATAATCATATTCTGGTCGGAAAACCGGCTGTATCACGGCGCACTTCGCATCCGGATAAAACCGCAGCGTTATTTAAACGCGCAATGGGCAGTAATACCAACTGGCGGTTAGGCAGCGACACATTTAACGCTCCAGAACTATCCTCTTTGGTATTACGCTCATTAAAAGAAGATGCCGAAGAATTTCTGCAACGTCCGATTAAAGATGTGGTGATCTCCGTTCCGGCTTATTTCAGCGATGAACAACGCAAGCATACCCGTTTAGCAGCGGAGTTAGCCGGGTTAAATGCAGCACGCTTAATTAATGAACCCACAGCAGCCGCGATGGCGTATGGCCTGCATACGCAACAAAACACCCGCTCGCTGGTTTTTGATCTCGGAGGCGGCACGTTTGACGTCACGGTGCTCGAATACGCCACGCCGGTGATTGAAGTTCACGCCTCCGCTGGCGACAACTTCCTTGGTGGCGAAGATTTTACTCATATGCTGGTGGATGAAGTGTTAAAACGCGCCGCAGTGGCTAAAAACACGCTCAACGAAAGTGAACTGGCGGCGCTGTATGTCTGTGTAGAAGCGGCAAAATGTGGCAATCAATTACCGCTGCACATTCACTGGCAGTACCAGGAAGAAACGCGGGAGTGCGAATTTTACGAGAACGAACTGGAAGATTTGTGGTTACCGCTACTCAACCGCTTGCGTGTGCCTATCGAACAGGCATTGCGCGATGCACGTTTGAAACCGAGTCAAATCGACAGTCTGGTGCTGGTTGGTGGCGCTTCGCAAATGCCATTAGTACAGCGAATTGCGGTACGTCTGTTTGGCAAGTTGCCGTATCAAAGCTACGATCCGAGCACCATTGTCGCATTAGGCGCAGCAATCCAGGCCGCCTGCCGCTTACGCAGTGAAGATATTGAAGAAGTGATCCTCACCGATATCTGCCCTTACTCTTTGGGCGTAGAAGTAAACCGTCAGGGGGTTTCCGGCATTTTCTCACCGATTATTGAACGAAACACGACTGTACCTGTATCGCGTGTAGAAACTTACTCGACCATGCACCCGGAGCAGGATTCAATTACGGTTAATGTCTACCAGGGGGAAAACCACAAAGTTAAGAACAATATTCTGGTGGAGTCCTTCGATGTGCCGCTGAAAAAAACCGGCGCTTACCAGTCTATCGATATTCGTTTTAGCTATGATATCAACGGATTGCTTGAAGTTGACGTGCTTCTGGAAGATGGTAACGTTAAGTCCAGAGTGATTAATCACAGCCCGGTGACGTTAAATGCGCAGCAAATAGAAGAGAGTCGGGCGCGGTTATCGGCATTAAAAATTTATCCGCGCGATATGCTTATTAACCGAACTTTTAAAGCCAAACTGGAAGAGTTATGGGCACGAGCGCTGGGCGATGAAAGAGAAGAGATTGGCCGGGTGATTGCCGATTTTGATGCGGCATTGCAGTCAAACGACATAGCGCGCGTCGATGAAGTTCGTCGGCGGGCGAGCGATTATCTGGCCATTGAGATCCCTTAA
- a CDS encoding molecular chaperone DnaJ translates to MKTCWQILEIESTTQIDIIRQAYLARLPLCHPETDPQGFKALRQAYEEALRLAVNPVEESVDEKSNAAVEHEALSAFRALLNSESERFQPSAWQKFIQQLNNYNMEEVDQLRWSLCAIAIEARYLSLNCASLLAGRLNWHSFSDSEGMDEEEREAFLEAIQAGDCFDFLSLLEYPVALQNQTIEYYFALERCCRYHPDYVTAFLAMEGPWFIPDDAKLHRKLLRWYSSVQTGMAELIPVAQQWQAEEPESEDARYYQCAQRLYCGEGESLLADLCAYWESHSSTQADNLLLQWSAQHCPDYFALLVMVIEAQSMVDAQGKPLKYVPGESARTRLLWAEILHSGKLSSLGQSFIESLFYKRKAWAWWKSKVGSETEQDSPLLNLYQVAEQVVLEAFPKQEKLARLKARLECGEAHPLEAIITRMLLTKVKLEPVDEDVDEPIPEKHEEKNDEIEKPQSIISIIKISLTVLVIGYALGKIAMLFS, encoded by the coding sequence GCTGCGACTGGCGGTAAATCCTGTAGAAGAATCAGTTGATGAAAAGAGCAACGCCGCAGTTGAACATGAAGCACTGAGCGCATTCAGAGCATTACTGAATTCAGAAAGTGAACGTTTTCAGCCCTCCGCCTGGCAGAAATTTATTCAGCAATTAAATAACTACAATATGGAAGAGGTGGATCAATTACGCTGGTCGCTGTGTGCAATCGCCATAGAAGCTCGATACCTTTCATTAAATTGCGCTTCTTTGCTGGCCGGGCGTTTGAACTGGCATTCATTTAGTGACAGCGAAGGAATGGATGAAGAAGAGCGGGAGGCTTTTCTTGAAGCTATTCAGGCTGGGGATTGTTTCGATTTTCTTAGCCTTCTGGAATACCCCGTCGCGTTACAAAACCAGACTATTGAGTATTACTTCGCGCTGGAACGCTGCTGTCGTTACCATCCTGACTATGTTACTGCGTTTTTAGCGATGGAAGGTCCGTGGTTCATTCCTGATGATGCGAAGTTACATCGCAAACTGTTGCGCTGGTACAGCTCGGTGCAAACAGGTATGGCGGAACTCATTCCTGTAGCCCAACAGTGGCAAGCGGAAGAACCAGAAAGCGAAGATGCCCGTTATTACCAGTGTGCACAACGGTTGTACTGCGGCGAGGGGGAAAGCCTGCTTGCCGATCTCTGTGCATACTGGGAGAGTCATTCATCGACGCAAGCGGATAATTTGTTGTTGCAGTGGAGTGCGCAACATTGCCCGGATTATTTCGCGCTGTTAGTGATGGTTATCGAAGCGCAGAGCATGGTTGATGCACAAGGTAAGCCGCTGAAATATGTTCCAGGCGAGAGCGCCCGGACGCGGCTGCTATGGGCGGAAATTTTACATAGCGGTAAATTATCGTCTTTAGGGCAATCATTTATTGAATCGTTGTTTTATAAGCGCAAAGCATGGGCGTGGTGGAAATCAAAAGTCGGTAGCGAGACAGAGCAAGATTCACCGTTACTGAATCTGTATCAGGTAGCGGAACAGGTTGTGCTGGAAGCGTTTCCGAAACAAGAGAAGCTGGCCCGCCTGAAGGCGCGGCTGGAATGCGGAGAAGCACATCCGTTAGAAGCGATTATCACTCGTATGCTGTTGACGAAAGTGAAGCTGGAGCCGGTGGATGAAGATGTCGATGAGCCAATACCTGAAAAACATGAAGAGAAGAATGATGAGATTGAAAAACCACAGAGCATTATCAGCATTATCAAAATCAGCTTAACGGTGCTGGTGATAGGTTATGCACTCGGCAAAATTGCGATGTTGTTCAGTTAG